From a single Kitasatospora azatica KCTC 9699 genomic region:
- a CDS encoding MFS transporter: protein MVGQCRAVRRLGLSAALALALVPLVLGREAGWPLWTWLSLAAALPVLAATVGWERRLTRLGRQPLLDLALFRDRVFTSGLLINVCVPAAIGSQMFTTTLLLQAGLGLDSRAAGLEFLPLGLATMAASLLGRRLAARYGQRVLIGGTLLSAIASLLMAVTLRLAGGSVSPVALLLPLALTGLGNGLTMPPLMGSILAGIAPQRIGAASGVLTTTQQFSGAIGVAGVGAVFFAVLGSRTDAAGYAAAAEAAMWCVTALMATAAVLVGLLLRTGAARAARAAADRTAATEAK from the coding sequence GTGGTCGGCCAGTGCCGGGCGGTGCGGCGCCTCGGCCTCTCCGCCGCCCTCGCCCTGGCGCTGGTTCCGCTGGTGCTCGGCCGGGAGGCCGGCTGGCCGCTGTGGACCTGGTTGAGCCTGGCCGCCGCTCTACCGGTGCTGGCCGCCACCGTCGGCTGGGAACGGCGGCTCACCCGCCTCGGCCGCCAGCCCCTGCTCGACCTGGCCCTGTTCCGCGACCGCGTGTTCACCAGCGGTCTGCTGATCAACGTCTGTGTGCCGGCCGCCATCGGCAGCCAGATGTTCACCACCACCCTGCTGCTCCAGGCCGGCCTGGGCCTCGACTCCCGCGCCGCCGGGCTGGAATTCCTGCCGCTGGGCCTGGCCACCATGGCCGCCTCGCTGCTCGGCCGCCGCCTGGCCGCCCGCTACGGTCAACGAGTGCTGATCGGCGGCACTCTGCTCAGCGCCATCGCCAGCCTGCTGATGGCCGTCACCCTGCGGCTGGCCGGCGGCTCCGTCAGCCCGGTGGCCCTGCTCCTGCCGCTCGCCCTCACCGGTCTCGGCAACGGCCTGACCATGCCGCCGCTGATGGGTTCGATCCTGGCCGGCATCGCCCCGCAGCGGATCGGTGCCGCCTCCGGTGTGCTCACCACCACTCAGCAGTTCTCCGGCGCGATCGGGGTGGCCGGGGTCGGCGCGGTCTTCTTCGCGGTGCTCGGATCGCGCACCGACGCCGCCGGGTACGCCGCAGCAGCGGAGGCGGCGATGTGGTGCGTCACGGCACTGATGGCCACCGCCGCGGTGCTGGTCGGCCTGCTGCTCCGCACCGGAGCCGCCAGGGCGGCGCGCGCAGCCGCAGACAGGACGGCTGCCACCGAAGCCAAGTGA
- a CDS encoding ROK family transcriptional regulator, with protein MKQALQGTGVRDLAMARPAVARDRSASRRANLSLVLRLLRDEGSRSRARIAEDTGLPKATVSHLIAELLDGGLVREGEAERGRGAVGRPGQAVEVDGRSVHGLGAEINVDYISLLALNLRGEVTFERRTPLDVRACGPEAALDAVARLTADGMAAVRATGGHVVGITLATPGAVDMDAGVVKYASNIGWREVHALAGLRARLGPGTPELHLENDAKLGALAEYVLVSADNVRDLVYVTGQTGVGVGIIAGGQLVRGTGGYAGEVGHLRLVPSQEPCACGRRGCWETTVGRDALLRYAAEPTDMVCDPMIDLGRRLAELRNRAHAGDPRTLAALGRIADHLAPGLALLADILNPRLLVLGGHFAYFGEHLIDAVTAQVHELVMAPDAGGCEIVLSQLGLTGTARGGALLALDAVYQDPTAVMSGA; from the coding sequence GTGAAGCAGGCGCTGCAGGGAACGGGCGTGCGCGATCTGGCCATGGCGCGACCCGCCGTCGCACGGGACCGGTCCGCGTCCCGGCGGGCGAATCTGAGCCTGGTGCTGCGGCTGCTGCGCGACGAGGGGTCGCGCTCCCGGGCCCGGATCGCCGAGGACACCGGCCTGCCCAAGGCCACCGTCTCGCACCTGATCGCCGAACTGCTGGACGGCGGCCTGGTCCGCGAGGGCGAGGCGGAACGCGGCCGCGGCGCGGTGGGCCGGCCCGGACAGGCGGTGGAGGTGGACGGCCGCAGCGTGCACGGGCTGGGCGCCGAGATCAACGTGGACTACATCAGCCTGCTCGCCCTCAACCTGCGCGGCGAGGTCACCTTCGAGCGGCGCACCCCGCTGGACGTCCGCGCCTGCGGCCCCGAGGCCGCGCTGGACGCGGTGGCCCGGCTGACCGCGGACGGCATGGCCGCCGTGCGCGCGACGGGCGGGCACGTGGTCGGGATCACGCTGGCCACACCGGGAGCGGTGGACATGGACGCCGGCGTGGTCAAGTACGCCTCCAACATCGGGTGGCGCGAGGTCCACGCGCTGGCCGGGCTGCGCGCGCGGCTCGGCCCCGGCACCCCGGAACTGCACCTGGAGAACGACGCCAAGCTCGGCGCGCTGGCCGAATACGTGCTGGTCTCCGCCGACAACGTGCGCGACCTGGTCTACGTCACCGGCCAGACCGGCGTCGGCGTCGGCATCATCGCCGGCGGCCAACTGGTGCGCGGCACCGGCGGATACGCGGGCGAGGTCGGCCACCTGCGGCTGGTCCCCTCGCAGGAGCCCTGCGCCTGCGGGCGGCGCGGCTGCTGGGAGACCACGGTCGGCCGGGACGCACTACTGCGGTACGCCGCCGAGCCCACCGACATGGTCTGCGACCCGATGATCGACCTCGGGCGGCGGCTCGCCGAACTGCGCAACCGCGCACACGCCGGCGACCCGCGCACCCTGGCCGCGCTCGGCCGGATCGCCGACCACCTGGCGCCCGGGCTGGCCCTGCTGGCGGACATCCTCAACCCCCGACTGCTGGTGCTGGGCGGGCACTTCGCCTACTTCGGCGAGCACCTGATCGACGCGGTCACCGCCCAGGTGCACGAGCTGGTGATGGCCCCCGACGCCGGCGGCTGCGAGATCGTGCTGTCCCAACTCGGCCTCACCGGCACCGCGCGCGGTGGCGCACTGCTGGCGCTGGACGCGGTGTACCAGGACCCGACGGCGGTGATGAGCGGGGCGTAG
- a CDS encoding aspartate/glutamate racemase family protein, whose translation MKTVGLIGGMSWESTAEYYRLLNEFTRDRLGGLHSARCVLYSVDFAEIEQLQVQGRWAEAGEILAAAAQALEAAGADMVLICTNTMHKVADQVEAAVSIPLLHLADATAEAVRAAGLHRVGLLGTAFTMEQDFYRGRLEAGGLDVRIPDADGRAIVHQVIYQELCLGIVREESRAAYRKVITDLVAGGAEGIILGCTEIELLIGPEDSTVPLFPTARLHAAAAVHAALVR comes from the coding sequence ATGAAGACGGTCGGGCTGATCGGTGGGATGAGCTGGGAGTCGACAGCGGAGTACTACCGGCTGTTGAACGAGTTCACCCGCGACCGCCTTGGTGGACTCCACTCGGCGCGGTGCGTGCTCTACTCGGTGGACTTCGCGGAGATCGAGCAGCTGCAGGTCCAGGGCCGCTGGGCGGAGGCCGGCGAGATCCTGGCTGCGGCTGCCCAGGCCCTCGAGGCTGCCGGCGCGGACATGGTGCTGATCTGCACCAACACCATGCACAAGGTCGCCGACCAGGTCGAGGCGGCCGTCTCCATCCCCCTGCTGCACCTGGCCGACGCCACCGCGGAGGCCGTACGGGCGGCGGGCCTGCACCGCGTCGGCCTGTTGGGCACCGCGTTCACCATGGAGCAGGACTTCTACCGAGGCCGTCTCGAAGCCGGCGGACTCGACGTGCGCATCCCGGACGCCGACGGGCGTGCGATCGTTCACCAGGTGATCTACCAGGAACTCTGCCTGGGCATCGTGCGGGAGGAGTCACGCGCCGCCTACCGGAAGGTCATCACGGACCTGGTCGCCGGCGGTGCGGAAGGCATCATTCTGGGCTGCACCGAAATCGAGCTTCTGATCGGTCCCGAGGACAGTACCGTCCCGCTCTTCCCCACCGCACGACTCCACGCCGCGGCCGCCGTCCACGCGGCACTGGTTCGCTGA
- a CDS encoding GNAT family N-acetyltransferase — MIYTIRTVRHEDWPKAKEIRLAALRDPVAHLAFLETLEQALARPDDFWQARAAASADGTSLRQFVAQAPDGEWLGTLTARVELPGDDTVFGQAPKAPQTHVVGVFVRPAARGAGLAERLFGAVLDWSWSLSEPRIERVRLHVHQDNARAEALYRRVGFERTGTTVLVPGDAPFREIELAIPRG, encoded by the coding sequence ATGATCTACACCATCAGGACTGTGCGGCACGAGGACTGGCCGAAGGCCAAGGAGATTCGGCTGGCCGCGCTCCGGGACCCCGTCGCGCACCTCGCCTTCCTGGAGACCCTGGAGCAGGCTCTGGCCAGGCCCGACGACTTCTGGCAGGCCCGCGCCGCAGCCTCCGCCGACGGGACGTCGCTGCGGCAGTTCGTGGCGCAGGCGCCGGACGGCGAGTGGCTGGGCACGCTCACGGCCCGCGTCGAACTGCCCGGCGACGACACGGTGTTCGGGCAGGCCCCGAAGGCACCGCAGACCCATGTCGTCGGCGTCTTCGTCCGGCCCGCGGCACGCGGCGCCGGCCTCGCCGAGCGGTTGTTCGGCGCCGTCCTGGACTGGTCCTGGTCGCTCTCCGAACCCCGCATCGAACGTGTCCGCCTGCACGTCCACCAGGACAACGCCCGGGCCGAGGCCCTCTACCGCAGGGTCGGCTTCGAGCGCACCGGCACCACGGTCCTCGTCCCCGGCGACGCCCCGTTCCGCGAGATCGAGCTCGCCATCCCGAGAGGCTGA